In a single window of the Coffea eugenioides isolate CCC68of chromosome 3, Ceug_1.0, whole genome shotgun sequence genome:
- the LOC113765893 gene encoding uncharacterized protein LOC113765893, which translates to MAALQPSAEGQGLSPTKKKSFSQLFSQPAISPIHIQQASVYKGEAAVVFSKADADKLAAPFQWALVGKFSHGRPSLEDIRKFFASLNLKDHVSIGLMDYRHVLIKCMAEADFNRIWMRGIWQLGKYPMRVFRWTREFHVLRESSLAPVWVVLPALPIHYFDKHSLFSILSPVGRPLFLDSATAAGTRPSLARVCVELDVAKSFTQRVWVAVEGESGFWQRIVPENMPLYCSSCSRLGHSQEQCKKNVTEVGSRYLYKQNMKLQRDLPLEVNNIQVSNLDLVNNPDANLNKTTDAVTDSDEVQHPEMGNYAEKLKGAVVEEVCTATKVQEVSQPDDHLSKLGVSKLSSNAEFEQPHNDLALELPIREDRREMENQLDKAHGNEYQGTRSETNIIPTDKLLCKADRNSLHHLSDHQVVIVAASKPTPSDVQGNFNTTHMREQTLVGEQLTMQKQLEQVHENDEGTQATSSEASKVKLQSTADNNSLEHLYVELRGVENYGPTEHGIVEVNSPTVAGNLSPRPGVPQENLPESSGPSLTIHQSGVADRNPKQKRTKGLRANLQTDRILRSRSETSSNNSFQVLSHD; encoded by the coding sequence ATGGCTGCCCTTCAGCCGTCGGCTGAGGGGCAAGGATTATCacctaccaaaaaaaaatctttctctCAATTATTTTCTCAGCCGGCAATATCTCCTATCCACATTCAGCAGGCTTCTGTCTATAAGGGAGAAGCTGCGGTAGTTTTTTCTAAAGCAGATGCAGACAAACTTGCAGCGCCGTTTCAATGGGCTTTGGTGGGAAAATTTTCACACGGCCGACCTTCTTTGGAAGATATTCGAAAGTTTTTTGCTTCTTTAAACCTGAAGGATCATGTTTCTATTGGATTGATGGATTATAGGCATGTTCTCATTAAGTGCATGGCTGAAGCTGACTTCAACAGAATTTGGATGCGAGGGATTTGGCAACTGGGTAAATATCCGATGCGTGTGTTTAGATGGACAAGGGAGTTTCATGTGCTTAGGGAATCATCTCTGGCTCCGGTTTGGGTAGTTCTTCCAGCTCTGCCTATTCATTATTTCGACAAACATTCATTATTCTCCATACTTTCTCCAGTAGGAAGACCACTCTTCCTAGATTCGGCAACCGCAGCTGGGACTCGACCAAGTTTGGCCAGGGTATGTGTGGAACTCGATGTAGCGAAATCTTTTACACAAAGAGTTTGGGTGGCTGTTGAAGGTGAGTCTGGATTCTGGCAACGTATTGTGCCAGAGAATATGCCATTATATTGTTCATCTTGTTCACGTTTGGGTCATTCCCAAGAGCAATGCAAGAAGAATGTAACTGAGGTTGGGTCTCGGTATCTATATAAACAAAACATGAAGCTGCAGAGGGATCTACCATTAGAAGTTAATAATATTCAAGTGTCAAATTTAGACCTTGTAAACAACCCAGATGCTAACTTGAACAAAACAACAGATGCCGTGACTGATTCCGACGAAGTGCAGCATCCTGAGATGGGCAATTATGCTGAAAAACTCAAAGGTGCAGTGGTGGAGGAAGTCTGTACTGCCACAAAGGTTCAGGAAGTTAGTCAGCCTGATGATCACCTTAGTAAGCTTGGAGTATCTAAGTTGTCGTCTAATGCTGAATTTGAACAACCACACAATGATCTTGCATTGGAGCTGCCGATACGTGAGGATCGAAGGGAAATGGAAAACCAGCTGGACAAGGCCCACGGGAATGAATACCAAGGGACCCGTTCTGAAACTAATATAATTCCCACAGACAAACTTCTTTGTAAGGCTGACAGAAATTCTCTTCATCATCTATCTGATCACCAAGTGGTGATAGTTGCTGCATCCAAGCCGACACCATCTGATGTGCAAGGGAATTTTAATACGACTCATATGAGGGAGCAAACACTTGTTGGGGAACAATTGACTATGCAAAAGCAGTTAGAACAGGTCCACGAAAATGATGAAGGGACCCAAGCTACATCGTCTGAAGCATCAAAAGTGAAACTTCAGTCCACTGCCGACAATAACTCTTTGGAGCATCTCTATGTTGAGTTGCGAGGAGTGGAGAATTACGGTCCTACAGAGCATGGGATAGTGGAGGTTAATTCACCAACTGTTGCAGGAAATTTGTCTCCCAGACCGGGTGTCCCACAAGAAAATTTGCCGGAATCATCAGGTCCTTCTTTAACTATTCATCAATCAGGGGTGGCTGACCGTAATCCCAAACAAAAAAGGACAAAAGGTTTGAGGGCTAATTTGCAAACCGACAGAATTTTGCGCTCACGGTCAGAGACATCTTCCAACAACTCATTCCAGGTTCTTTCTCATGATTAA